From one Trifolium pratense cultivar HEN17-A07 linkage group LG1, ARS_RC_1.1, whole genome shotgun sequence genomic stretch:
- the LOC123892382 gene encoding probable protein phosphatase 2C 5 isoform X2, with protein MSAIPQGISREEWLQALPRALVVAFVKTDMEFQKKGETSGTTATFVIIDEWTVTVASVGDSRCILDAQGGVVSLLTVDHRLEENVEERERVTASGGEVGRLNVFGGNEVGPLRCWPGGLCLSRSIGDTDVGEYIVPIPHVKQVKLSNAGGRLIIASDGIWDTLSSDMAAKSCRGVPAELAAKLVVKEALRSRGLKDDTTCLVVDIIPSDYPMSPMATIARKKQNMLSSLLFGKKSPNSTNKGTNKLSAVGVVEELFEEGSAMLTERLGNDVPSNTNSGIYRCAVCLADQPSGDGLSVNTDHFITQVSKPREGLFLCANCQKKKDAMEGKRS; from the exons ATGAGTGCAATACCGCAAGGTATAAGCAGGGAGGAATGGCTTCAAGCTCTGCCTCGGGCTCTAGTTGTCGCTTTCGTCAAAACTGATATGGAATTTCAGAAAAAAG GAGAAACATCTGGAACAACAGCTACATTTGTTATTATCGATGAATGGACTGTTACGGTTGCATCTGTTGGAGATTCCCGATGCATATTAGATGCCCAGGGTGGTGTTGTTTCTCTCTTGACAGTTGATCACAGATTGGAAGAGAATGTAGAAGAGAGGGAACGTGTTACTGCCAGTGGTGGTGAAGTAGGAAGACTCAATGTATTTGGAGGCAATGAG gTGGGGCCACTTCGCTGCTGGCCCGGTGGATTGTGCCTTTCTAGATCGATAGGCGACACAGATGTTGGAGAATATATCGTCCCAATACCACATGTTAAGCAAGTGAAG CTTTCAAATGCTGGCGGAAGGCTTATCATAGCTTCCGATGGTATTTGGGATACTTTGTCTTCTGATATGGCTGCCAAGTCGTGTCGTGGTGTACCTGCAGAACTTGCTGCAAAGCTGGTGGTTAAG GAAGCTCTAAGGTCAAGAGGACTGAAGGATGATACAACCTGCCTTGTTGTAGATATTATTCCTTCAGACTACCCTATGTCGCCAATGGCAACAATTGCTAGAAAGAAACAGAATATGCTAAGTTCACTTCTCTTTGGAAAGAAATCTCCAAACTCTACAAATAAAGGAACTAATAAGCTTTCTGCAGTTGGGGTTGTGGAAGAGTTATTTGAAGAGGGTTCTGCAATGCTTACAGAGAG GCTAGGTAACGATGTTCCTTCCAATACAAATTCTGGTATTTACCGCTGTGCGGTTTGCCTAGCAGATCAACCCTCTGGTGATGGTTTATCAGTCAACACCGATCATTTTATCACTCAAGTATCTAAACCACGAGAAGGTCTATTCCTCTGCGCAAACTGTCAGAAGAAAAAAGATGCCATGGAAGGAAAAAGGTCTTGA
- the LOC123892659 gene encoding single-stranded DNA-binding protein, mitochondrial isoform X1, which produces MNSIALRLAKHLQLSSHASVPRTAAALRYSTFTSETDVDQPSRDNGGTVKEELDDEFDDFLGGRPELQLQGVDPRRGWGFRGVHKQAIICGKVGQAPVQKILRNGKNVTIFTVGTGGMYDQRISGTKDLPKPAQWHRIAVHNDVLGAYAVQQLFKNSSVYVEGDIETRVYNDSINGEVKSIPEICIRRDGKLRLIKSGESVDKISLDELREGLF; this is translated from the exons ATGAATTCTATTGCGCTGAGACTTGCCAAGCATTTACAACTCTCATCTCACG CTTCTGTGCCGAGAACCGCGGCGGCGTTACGGTACTCAACATTTACATCTGAAACTGATGTTGATCAGCCTTCACGTGATAATGGTGGGACAGTCAAGGAAGAATTAgatgatgagtttgatgatttCCTTGGTGGTAGACCTGAGTTACAACTTCAAGGTGTTGATCCTAGAAGAGGTTGGGGATTTCGGGGTGTGCATAAG CAGGCAATTATTTGTGGAAAAGTTGGGCAAGCCCCTGTGCAGAAGATATTAAGGAATGGGAAGAATGTAACCATCTTTACAGTTGGGACAGGGGGGATGTATGACCAGAGAATTTCAGGAACAAAGGATTTGCCAAAACCTGCTCAGTGGCATCGCATTGCTGTACATAATGATGTACTGGGGGCTTATGCGGTCCAAcaactttttaaaaa TTCTTCAGTGTATGTTGAGGGTGATATTGAGACAAGAGTTTACAATGATAGTATTAATGGTGAAGTTAAAAGCATTCCAGAGATATGTATTCGTCGTGATG GAAAACTTCGCCTCATCAAGAGTGGAGAGAGCGTTGATAAAATTTCATTAGATGAATTGC GAGAAGGACTGTTTTAG
- the LOC123892382 gene encoding probable protein phosphatase 2C 5 isoform X1: MSKTELSTMKQPPVPLATLIGRELRNRKTEKPFVKYGQAGLAKKGEDYFLIKTDCQRVPGDSSTLFSVFAILDGHNGISAAIFAKENILNNVMSAIPQGISREEWLQALPRALVVAFVKTDMEFQKKGETSGTTATFVIIDEWTVTVASVGDSRCILDAQGGVVSLLTVDHRLEENVEERERVTASGGEVGRLNVFGGNEVGPLRCWPGGLCLSRSIGDTDVGEYIVPIPHVKQVKLSNAGGRLIIASDGIWDTLSSDMAAKSCRGVPAELAAKLVVKEALRSRGLKDDTTCLVVDIIPSDYPMSPMATIARKKQNMLSSLLFGKKSPNSTNKGTNKLSAVGVVEELFEEGSAMLTERLGNDVPSNTNSGIYRCAVCLADQPSGDGLSVNTDHFITQVSKPREGLFLCANCQKKKDAMEGKRS; encoded by the exons ATGAGTAAGACTGAATTATCAACGATGAAGCAACCACCTGTTCCGTTGGCAACACTGATCGGGCGTGAGCTACGGAATAGAAAAACAGAGAAGCCTTTTGTGAAGTATGGACAGGCTGGTTTGGCAAAGAAAGGCGAAGATTATTTTCTAATCAAGACAGATTGTCAGAGGGTTCCCGGGGATTCTTCAACGCTGTTTTCTGTCTTTGCG ATCCTTGACGGGCATAATGGTATATCTGCTGCTATTTTTGCGAAGGAAAACATACTAAACAATGTCATGAGTGCAATACCGCAAGGTATAAGCAGGGAGGAATGGCTTCAAGCTCTGCCTCGGGCTCTAGTTGTCGCTTTCGTCAAAACTGATATGGAATTTCAGAAAAAAG GAGAAACATCTGGAACAACAGCTACATTTGTTATTATCGATGAATGGACTGTTACGGTTGCATCTGTTGGAGATTCCCGATGCATATTAGATGCCCAGGGTGGTGTTGTTTCTCTCTTGACAGTTGATCACAGATTGGAAGAGAATGTAGAAGAGAGGGAACGTGTTACTGCCAGTGGTGGTGAAGTAGGAAGACTCAATGTATTTGGAGGCAATGAG gTGGGGCCACTTCGCTGCTGGCCCGGTGGATTGTGCCTTTCTAGATCGATAGGCGACACAGATGTTGGAGAATATATCGTCCCAATACCACATGTTAAGCAAGTGAAG CTTTCAAATGCTGGCGGAAGGCTTATCATAGCTTCCGATGGTATTTGGGATACTTTGTCTTCTGATATGGCTGCCAAGTCGTGTCGTGGTGTACCTGCAGAACTTGCTGCAAAGCTGGTGGTTAAG GAAGCTCTAAGGTCAAGAGGACTGAAGGATGATACAACCTGCCTTGTTGTAGATATTATTCCTTCAGACTACCCTATGTCGCCAATGGCAACAATTGCTAGAAAGAAACAGAATATGCTAAGTTCACTTCTCTTTGGAAAGAAATCTCCAAACTCTACAAATAAAGGAACTAATAAGCTTTCTGCAGTTGGGGTTGTGGAAGAGTTATTTGAAGAGGGTTCTGCAATGCTTACAGAGAG GCTAGGTAACGATGTTCCTTCCAATACAAATTCTGGTATTTACCGCTGTGCGGTTTGCCTAGCAGATCAACCCTCTGGTGATGGTTTATCAGTCAACACCGATCATTTTATCACTCAAGTATCTAAACCACGAGAAGGTCTATTCCTCTGCGCAAACTGTCAGAAGAAAAAAGATGCCATGGAAGGAAAAAGGTCTTGA
- the LOC123892583 gene encoding pre-mRNA-splicing factor 38 has protein sequence MANRTDPAAKSIRGTNPQNLVEKILRSKIYQNTYWKEQCFGLTAETLVDKAMELDHLGGTYGGNRKPTPFMCLVMKMLQIQPEKEIVIEFIKNDDYKYVRILGAFYLRLTGSDTDVYHYLEPLYNDYRKLRRKLADGNFALTHVDEVIDELLTTDYSCDIAMPRIKKRWTLESLGALEPRQSALEEDFEEEEENEDNEQPAEELEDKAHEKDYYRGRSPARERDRDRRRDSHRHRDRDYDRDYDRDYDRERGRGRDRDRDRDRDRENERDRDRERDRDRYRLREEKDYGREREGRERERRDRDRDRGRRRSYSRSRSRSRDRKEHDGGESRKRHARNSISPRRHGDGAEDGEPKKKKEKKEKKEKKDDGTDHPNPEIAEANKLRASLGLKPLRM, from the exons ATGGCGAATCGTACTGATCCAGCAGCTAAGAGCATAAGAGGAACAAACCCTCAGAACCTAGTTGAGAAGATTCTCCGCTCCAAGATCTACCAGAACACATATTGGAAGGAACAATGTTTCGGTTTAACGGCGGAGACATTAGTCGACAAGGCCATGGAACTCGACCACCTCGGCGGTACATACGGTGGTAACCGGAAACCCACTCCTTTCATGTGCCTCGTCATGAAAATGCTCCAGATTCAGCCTGAGAAAGAAATCGTCATCGAATTCATCAAAAACGATGATTACAA GTATGTGAGGATACTTGGTGCATTCTATTTGCGTCTTACTGGATCTGATACTGATGTGTACCATTATCTGGAGCCATTATATAATGATTATAGGAAACTGCGGCGAAAATTAGCTGATGGAA ACTTTGCTTTGACACATGTTGATGAGGTAATTGATGAACTTCTCACAACAGATTATTCCTGTGATATTGCTATGCCGCGTATTAAGAAAAG GTGGACTCTTGAATCTCTTGGTGCATTAGAACCTAGACAAAGTGCACTTGAAGAAGATtttgaagaggaagaggagaaTGAGGATAATGAACAGCCTGCTGAGGAGCTTGAAGATAAAGCCCATGAGAAG GATTATTATCGTGGGCGAAGCCCTGCAAGGGAGAGAGATAGGGATAGAAGACGTGATAGTCATAGACACAG GGATCGCGACTATGACAGAGATTATGATAGAGATTATGACAGAGAGCGTGGACGTGGCCGAGATAGAGATAGAGACAGGGACAGGGATAGGGAAAATGAAAGGGACAGAGATAGGGAGAGGGACAGAGACAGATATCGTCTGAGGGAAGAAAAGGATTATGGTCGTGAGAGAGAGGGTAGGGAGCGTGAGAGGAGAGACAGGGATCGTGACCGCGGTAGGAGGAGGAGCTACTCAAGGAGCCGAAGTAGAAGCAGAGATCGCAAGGAACATGATGGTGGTGAGTCCAGAAAGAGACATGCTCGGAATAGCATAAGTCCTAGAAGGCATGGAGATGGAGCTGAGGATGGCGAgccaaagaagaaaaaggagaagaaagaaaagaaggaaaagaaggATGATGGGACTGACCATCCAAATCCAGAGATTGCCGAAGCAAACAAGTTACGAGCATCACTGGGTTTGAAACCACTGAGGATGTGA
- the LOC123892659 gene encoding single-stranded DNA-binding protein, mitochondrial isoform X2: MNSIALRLAKHLQLSSHASVPRTAAALRYSTFTSETDVDQPSRDNGGTVKEELDDEFDDFLGGRPELQLQGVDPRRGWGFRGVHKAIICGKVGQAPVQKILRNGKNVTIFTVGTGGMYDQRISGTKDLPKPAQWHRIAVHNDVLGAYAVQQLFKNSSVYVEGDIETRVYNDSINGEVKSIPEICIRRDGKLRLIKSGESVDKISLDELREGLF, encoded by the exons ATGAATTCTATTGCGCTGAGACTTGCCAAGCATTTACAACTCTCATCTCACG CTTCTGTGCCGAGAACCGCGGCGGCGTTACGGTACTCAACATTTACATCTGAAACTGATGTTGATCAGCCTTCACGTGATAATGGTGGGACAGTCAAGGAAGAATTAgatgatgagtttgatgatttCCTTGGTGGTAGACCTGAGTTACAACTTCAAGGTGTTGATCCTAGAAGAGGTTGGGGATTTCGGGGTGTGCATAAG GCAATTATTTGTGGAAAAGTTGGGCAAGCCCCTGTGCAGAAGATATTAAGGAATGGGAAGAATGTAACCATCTTTACAGTTGGGACAGGGGGGATGTATGACCAGAGAATTTCAGGAACAAAGGATTTGCCAAAACCTGCTCAGTGGCATCGCATTGCTGTACATAATGATGTACTGGGGGCTTATGCGGTCCAAcaactttttaaaaa TTCTTCAGTGTATGTTGAGGGTGATATTGAGACAAGAGTTTACAATGATAGTATTAATGGTGAAGTTAAAAGCATTCCAGAGATATGTATTCGTCGTGATG GAAAACTTCGCCTCATCAAGAGTGGAGAGAGCGTTGATAAAATTTCATTAGATGAATTGC GAGAAGGACTGTTTTAG
- the LOC123888538 gene encoding uncharacterized protein LOC123888538: protein MKVHPKLRINVPRLPMATMIQRKFQFQGKDKAISSDTNKGSIRAKPRISLGSVFSSVLGNKRYSFVKYPSTVKKNGKVKHDIAARALSNEFEPKPVAAALSQLFLLEQALENNQRGEGKHSRMEEQRLKFLLGFLEKKKGWNSFITAKWRASKNDLHGVVARFGQVRRKVGSWRLVRIPSKLVVIRLKLKMIRSSMKKKGKKVDEDNDRELCKKRILMGRKCRPLCSPSPGYLSYDTDKLLLPEIIS, encoded by the coding sequence ATGAAAGTTCATCCAAAGTTGAGGATAAATGTCCCAAGGTTACCTATGGCTACAATGATACAAAGAAAGTTTCAATTCCAAGGCAAAGACAAAGCCATTTCAAGTGATACAAACAAGGGGAGCATAAGGGCTAAGCCAAGGATATCACTTGGCTCAGTCTTCTCTAGTGTCCTTGGAAACAAGAGATATTCATTTGTCAAATATCCATCCacagtgaagaaaaatggaaaagTGAAGCATGATATCGCTGCACGTGCATTGTCGAATGAGTTTGAACCAAAACCAGTTGCAGCTGCATTGTCTCAGCTTTTTTTACTTGAGCAGGCATTGGAGAACAATCAAAGAGGTGAAGGGAAGCATAGCAGAATGGAAGAGCAACGTCTGAAATTTTTATTGGGTTTTCTAGAGAAGAAGAAAGGGTGGAATAGTTTCATTACAGCTAAATGGAGGGCTAGTAAAAACGATTTGCATGGTGTTGTCGCCAGGTTCGGACAAGTTAGGAGGAAGGTTGGTTCATGGCGCTTAGTTAGGATTCCATCCAAATTAGTTGTCATTCGCCTCAAGTTGAAGATGATAAGGTCTTCCAtgaaaaagaaagggaaaaaagtTGATGAGGATAATGACAGAGAACTGTGCAAAAAAAGGATTCTCATGGGACGAAAATGCAGACCCTTGTGTTCTCCAAGCCCAGGATACCTGAGTTATGATACAGACAAGCTTCTCTTACCAGAAATTATTTCTTGA